One segment of Cutaneotrichosporon cavernicola HIS019 DNA, chromosome: 4 DNA contains the following:
- a CDS encoding uncharacterized protein (RNA recognition motif): MQAATSDLHEVRIYGLSKSITTEALGEFLGKGVRVTGILLHPQTKGTFQWAQVWVASEAEIISILDLRDALAVNGITISRVGTGPMTSPTPPSNSWDIVSQLSRPRVAPPGFGLAPIHSPLFSRCDNVNNQPRNLYVLNLPLDLTQVEFKALFTAFGMVEHSILLSQLDGIGRRRGFVLMSTHHEAMEAMHQMNGKWIE, encoded by the exons ATGCAAGCTGCCACTTCCGACCTTCACGAAGTTCGCATCTACGGGCTTAGCAAGAGCA TTACCACTGAGGCACTTGGCGAGTTCCTCGGCAAGGGTG TGCGCGTCACAGGtatcctcctccaccctcaGACCAAGGGCACGTTCCAGTGGGCCCAGGTCTGGGTTGCCTCAGAGGCCGAGATCATAAgcatcctcgacctgcgcgacgcTCTAGCCGTCAACGGGAT CACCATTTCGCGAGTGGGCACTGGGCCCATGACTAGCCCTACGCCGCCCTCCAACTCGTGGGACATCGTCTCGCAACTGTCGCGTCCGCGTGTGGCACCGCCCGGCTTTGGCCTTGCCCCGATCCACTCGCCGCTCTTCAGCCGATGCGACAACGTGAATAACCAGCCCCGCAACCTCTATGTGCTCAACCTTCCTCTGGATCTCACGCA GGTTGAATTCAAGGCGCTATTCACTGCGTTCGGCATGGTCGAGCACTCGATCCTTCTCTCCCAGCTCGATGGAATTGGTCGCCGCCG TGGCTTTGTCCTCATGTCTACTCACCACGAGGCAATGGAGGCCATGCACCAGATGAACGGCAAGTGGATCGAGTAA
- the UFD1 gene encoding uncharacterized protein (Ubiquitin fusion degradation protein UFD1), which produces MNRGYGDDDDGFPPGGAGGPGGLFAHLMGGFGGGRRATPAHSYDEYFKAFSVATMPHGHDRPQLMYGGKIIMPPSALARLTSLDIDGPWTFCLRNPRNPHVNQTHAGVLEFIADDPGIVYLPAWMMQTLQLNEGDPIRLTGTELPKGKFVKIQAQSVDFLQVSDPKAVLESALRAYSALTKGDIIEITYNSLTFEFLVMEAQPEGPGISIIDTDLEVDFAPPKGYVEPERKMPAPPATMADKLKIDTTSMETSRPQSSLSIRTQGSGDNPIESFTGVGHSLSGKRVRGKGLAKKIEDVDPTSKINRNLGPRIITPDNIEGDRKVPGPLILPKGKFFFGFKYVPFESSRASKKPEENAVAPLSTFQGQGNSLRKGAASNAAAPASPPAPTKPIEEAKADPWASLGSGNTLSGRQRAAEKELTRETSPRQPSRDEIIDATMMDEDDFMFGEDYDYDDDDDYIEVDSD; this is translated from the exons ATGAACCGCGGCTACGGTGATGACGACG ATGGCTTCCCTcctggcggcgctggcggcccCGGAGGCCTGTTTGCTCACTTGATGGGAGGCTTTGGTGGGGGGCGCCGTGCCACTCCTGCGCA CTCCTATGACGAATATTTCAAGGCATTCTCGGTGGCAACAATGCCCCATGGACACGACCGGCCCCAGCTGATGTACGGTGGCAAGA TCATCATGCCCCCATCGGCATTAGCGCGTCTCA CCTCGCTTGACATTGATGGACCGTGGACCTTCTGCCTGCGCAACCCGCGGAACCCTCATGTCAACCAGACGCATGCGGGTGTGCTCGAGTTCATCGCCGATGACCCTGGGATCGTGTACCTCCCCGCCTGG ATGATGCAGACGCTGCAGCTCAACGAGGGCGACCCGATCCGCCTGACTGGCACGGAGCTGCCCAAGGGCAAGTTTGTCAAGATCCAGGCTCAGTCTGTCGACTTCCTTCAGGTGTCAGACCCCAAGGCTGT CCTCGAGTCTGCTCTCCGCGCGTACTCAGCCCTCACCAAAGGTGACATCATTGAGATTACTTACAACTCACTCACGTTCGAGTTCCTTGTTATGGAGGCGCAACCTGAAGGGCCTGGCATCTCCATTATCGACACAGACCTGGAGGTCGACTTTGCTCCGCCCAAGGGTTACGTTGAGCCAGAACGCAAGATGCCAGCGCCTCCAGCAACAATGGCTGACAAGCTCAAGATTGACACGACTTCGATGGAGACATCTCGTCCGCAATCGTCGTTATCTATCCGGACGCAGGGATCGGGGGACAACCCCATCGAGAGCTTCACCGGCGTTGGCCACAGCTTGAGTGGGAAGCGCGTTCGTGGCAAGGGTTTAGCGAAGAagatcgaggacgtcgacccGACCAGCAAGATCAACCGCAACCT TGGCCCCCGTATCATTACTCCCGACAACATCGAAGGCGACCGCAAGGTGCCAGGCCCACTCATCCTTCCCAAGGGCAAgttcttcttcggcttTAAATACGTCCCGTTCGAGTCCAGCAGGGCATCTAAAAAGCCGGAAGAGAACGCCGTAGCGCCTCTGTCCACGTTCCAGGGCCAAGGCAACTCTCTGCGCAAGGGCGCCGCGAGCAACGCTGCAGCTCCAGCTTCCCCACCGGCTCCCACAAAGCCGAttgaggaggccaaggctgaCCCGTGGGCCAGTCTCGGCAGCGGCAACACCTTGAGCGGCCGCCAGCGAGCGGCTGAGAAGGAGCTTACGCGCGAGACGTCTCCGCGGCAGCCGTCGCGTGACGAGATCATCGACGCGACGATGATggatgaggacgacttCATGTTTGGAGAAGATTACGactacgacgacgacgacgactacATCGAGGTTGACTCTGATTAG
- a CDS encoding uncharacterized protein (RNA recognition motif), whose translation MPNSSLPNRVVHPPTVSNRRDPQPEYTVLVENLDPFSFPDPETITAIFSNTFGPISRVIKISDMSALIQFDHNISAHALANANGLQLGDRTLKTHVLKNGQVSGPSFDPFADNFGNHWLDEVLKQSQATSGANTESSIPGTPLSQTASSRTASAPSRTVRLSADSRPFVPSTLKKKLDLTVDALGSPSPPSKEGTGTTPLSAPPDSSRNMSRCSSVGTALSDNSAAA comes from the exons ATGCCCAACA GCTCTCTTCCCAATCGCGTCGTCCATCCTCCGACCGTTTCGAACCGCCGCGACCCTCAGCCCGAGTACACTGTCCTGGTGGAGAACCTT GACCCGTTCTCCTTCCCTGACCCCGAAACTATCACTGCAATCTTCAGCAACACATTTGGCCCAATTAGTCGGGTTATCAAGATCTCTGACATGTCCGCTCTGATCCAGTTCGACCATAACATCTCCGCACACGCGCTTGCCAATGCCAACGGCCTCCAGCTGGGAGACCGCACCCTCAAGACCCACGTTCTCAAAAATGGTCAGGTTTCGGGCCCCAGCTTTGACCCCTTCGCCGACAATTTCGGCAACCACTGGCTGGATGAGGTGCTCAAGCAGTCCCAGGCCACCAGTGGTGCGAACACGGAGTCCTCGATTCCTGGCACCCCACTGTCGCAGACGGCGTCCTCGCGTACAGCGTCTGCACCTTCGCGTACTGTGCGCCTCAGTGCCGACTCGCGCCCATTTGTTCCCAGCacgctcaagaagaagctTGACCTTACCGTTGATGCTCTCGGCTCGCCTTCGCCTCCTTCCAAGGAGGGCACCGGAACGACTCCGTTGAGCGCACCGCCTGACTCGTCGCGCAACATGTCTCGCTGCAGCAGTGTGGGCACTGCCCTCTCCGACAATTCTGCCGCTGCTTAA
- the URA3 gene encoding uncharacterized protein (Belongs to the OMP decarboxylase family), producing MVHPTTTKRYGARAAAHTNPTARRLLETMERKKTNLCVSVDVTKAADVLEVVRRVAPAVCMVKTHIDIIEDFTPALTAELARLAEEHDFVIFEDRKFADIGNTVSLQYSSGVHRIAEWSHMTNAHPLPGPGIITGLGVVGKPLGRALLLLAEMSSAGNLATGEYTRTAVRMAREAGRDWVVGFIAMGRVDEDGPADEDFLVLTPGVGLVAKGDKLGQQYRTPREVVYDSGCDVIIVGRGIYGVQGGAEAVLAEAERYRAEGWKAYEERLNRA from the exons ATGGtccaccccaccaccaccaagcGCtacggcgcgcgcgcggccgcccaCACAAATCCTACCGCCCGTCGTCTCCTCGAGACGATGGAGCGCAAGAAGACCAACCTCTGCGTCTCCGTCGATGTCACCAAGGCCGCggacgtgctcgaggtcgtccgTCGCGTCGCCCCCGCCGTCTGCATGGTCAAG acccACATCGACATCATCGAGGACTTCACGCCCGCCCTAaccgccgagctcgctcgcctcgccgaggagcacgaCTTTGTCATCTTCGAGGACCGCAAGTTTGCTGACATTGGCAACACTGTGTCCCTGCAGTACTCATCGGGCGTGCACCGCATCGCCGAGTGGAGCCACATGACCAACGCGCACCCTCTTCCCGGCCCCGGCATCATCACTGGCCTTGGTGTCGTGGGTAAGCCGCTCGGACGTgctctccttcttcttgcggAGATGAGCAGCGCTGGCAACCTCGCCACGGGCGAGTACACTCGCACGGCCGTCCGcatggcgcgcgaggcgggaCGAGACTGGGTGGTCGGATTTATTGCTATGGgtcgcgtcgacgaggacgggcctgccgacgaggacttcctcgtcctcacccCCGGCGTCGGGCTGGTTGCCAAGGGCGACAAGCTTGGCCAGCAGTACAGGACACCCCGCGAGGTCGTGTACGACTCGGGCTGCGACGTCATTATTGTCGGGCGCGGAATCTACGGTGTGCAGGGCGgggccgaggccgtgctcgccgaggcggagaggTATCGCGCAGAGGGGTGGAAGGCGTACGAGGAGCGCCTTAACAGAGCATAG